A region of the Ptychodera flava strain L36383 chromosome 22, AS_Pfla_20210202, whole genome shotgun sequence genome:
TTATAAAAAGACACTAGACAATACTACAtgctaaaaaattaaaatacgaATAGAGAAGAACGACGAACCAGCGACTTAGTCACAGTGCTTTCTTATGAGGTATGTTTTAAGAGATTTTTTAAAAGAAGCAACAGATAGTGACAACCTAATTTCTTTTGGTAAGACATTCCATCAGTTGGAGCTGCATTCAAGAAGGGACGataaacacgatttgaactaatttgggataattggatgttgATAACGAGCGACCCAAATCTCAGTCTCAGACTCAAATTGGCCTAGACTTTCTGAAAATGTTCCTCTTTGGGAGGCGAAGGCCAGGATTTTAATCACAATGACAACGTTGCTGACATACAAATAAAGAATTGGCGGTGTTACACTCGATTGGCAGCAGTTCCTTCAAGTGTAGCAAATGTCAATTGCTCATGCTAATGTCCTCAGGCCAGCCTGTGCGAGGCCGACGCGAGAGTCCAGAAATACATTGCTGCACTTCAACATTAACTTACGTATACGTCGTCTAGTTAGTACACATCTATGTCCAAGACTATATACGCAAACCAGTTCAAATTTGATATACGCCTGGTAGGAGTAACCCTACCAACTTCAAACAGCCGACCCTATGGAAATTtttatcttcttcttcttctccataGCTTGTCCATTATGCCCTAACATTATACTTTGGTTAACCTGAACGTGACATAAGAAAAAAGACCAAGAAGATAGTGAGACCACTGTCAACGCTCACCCGCCCGATGTTGCCCCATGAGCAGGCGATCAAAGTCTATAATTACAAAAAAGAGAAGTTTCCCGGCTAAATGAATCGCTTATTTTGCCTGAACTGTCGCGGAAATACCAATCTCTATATATATCTTGGTGGGGTAGAGTACCTAATATTGAATAAATTCAAAATCACTCGGAGAAGTATCTGTTGGCAGTAATTATGCCACGTAGGTTATTACCTAAACATATCACATGCTAAGCTAAGAAGTAAGAGAAGAGAAATAAAATGTCACCTGATGGGTTTCGTCACCAGGTAAACACACAGTTAGTCATCCGTAAAGTTTCACTTCTGAGATTTTCAACAAACATATTAATCTTTTTCCTAActcagtgaaacaaaatttgtatGTACGCTCGTATTTAAAAAACTTATAGTCTTTGCATTCTCATGAGAATTGATATACGCTCTTCACTGCAATGTCAATTAAGGCTGATGTCCTCGAATCATATGTGTTGCAGTCTTTGAGTGTCTAAGAGGCGTCAACAAATCTAAAACGAATACAAAAGTCACACGAAGAGAAAGAAAACCAGCTTATTTATGCGCAACGCGATTTGAACATATTTGGGATAATGGGATGGTTAAATAATGCCGATTTCATCTACACATGTAAtctcacctgcttttctttttacgtcacacacttgtttttatgagtaatttgcaatattgcaacatttagctttacggcacctaacacttttgagaaatttgaaaaatatgaaaatccaattatcccaaattagttcataTCGTGTTGCGCATTATTTTAAATACATCGTTTTCGGCGATGCCTCTGTGGTTTCACCGATTTAAAAATAACAGACTTTTATCACAAGCTGGACGTGGAACAATTTTAGCCAGGTTATAATTGTTGgaattttttacttaaatttctTTCGAAATCATTCTTAAGTGTTCTAAAAAGAAGTGTGATGGGTGTGTCACGGAGTATGTTAATGGCCCTATAGCGAATAAATAAGATGTTTTGTTGATTAGATGTTAGCTGAACACTGTACTGTGCTTTATATCAAATAGTAGTTTTTCTCTCTGATCTGTCTCTGTAGGTGCAGACCCTCCGTTGATCTACCAAAGATACGCCAGTAGGTTATGGTTAGTTTTGTCGACCACCCTTTTCGGAATAAACCTTGCCTATCACGTGACCCGATATTTCGCCAGAATGGACTTCTCCTTATACATTCTGTCCTATTCAGTACACTTCGGCACAGTTTTCGTAATCGCGTTGTTCAGACTGATAGCTCATCTAATTCCCTACTGCCCTAGCGGCACACGCTGTATCTACGCGATGACGAGTACGCAGGTGTTGGGTATGCTGAATCGTAAGGCTAGCCCTTGTGCTTGGTTCTACGTGATCCTGTACACGCTTTGGCCCTTGGTCAATATCATTGTGGCAGGTGCTTACGAAATTTATCCCACCTTTGTGGATTTTGAGTGTGTGTCGATAGACTACTGGGGCGTTGTATCGTTTGTCTGTGAGACCATAGGCATGTTCGTATTTGGCAGCTTTTGGTTGATTGTCCTTCTTCTACGTAAGGCGCTTCAGTCAGATCTGATACGCGTTACTAAATTCTTAAGGGAAAATGCCTCTGACATCGAGGTCAGTCGAAAAAGGGTCTATGAAAGTTACCTTGAGTTCACTAGGTTAGATAACTTGATGTCGGTGTGGATGACATTCCAAGTGGCAATTACCGCGTTTAAGTTTTCGTGTCATGTTTACTGGAATTATTTCATTCTGAACGACGACGAAGTGACTGTCCGCGCCACGCTGATAAACACTTTAATCTGGCTTCAAATCGGCATGTTCGTGGTGCTGCCGCTCTTGGCCGTCGGCGGCTTGAACATCAGCTACATCTGGTTGAAGTTCATGGCCAAGGCGGAGAGCGAGCAGTCCGAAAGCCCTAGTTGGTCTTCTTTGAAAATGATCAAACGTCTAAAACCAGCAGGAAACAACGTCATACTTACGATCGTGTTTTCGGCGCTGACTGTCTTTATATCCCTGAGACTCCAAAATCAGAATGGTGATTATTGGGTCATGAGTTCAATTTGCCAAACAAATGCAACTATTGTTCATCCATAATCCTTGAAAAAAGATGCTGGCACTTAATGGTCAGTATTTACACCCGACATCGTTGTGTATATAATGCTTCTGGATGATATTTGTAACACGGCTGTTGGTTGTCGATGGCGAGGCCTCTGAATGTCAAAAGTCAACCGTCATACAATTCAAGTGGCATCGAGATGGAGATACCGCAACCAATTTAAGTACGGTCACATATAGCGTGGTCCCACCGACATTGTGTACTTTGAATAGAGCGTCACATGATTCGTTTGTGTTATAGTATGTAGAAAACCaagaggaaagtttgatcacGTCATTCCACCTAAGCACGCTTTCTTGTTGACGTGTCTCTTCTAGTAAAGGTCTCAGTAACAAATCTAAATTCCGATAAACAAATCCTCACAGTCTGGAATAAAGGAGAAGCTATCGGTCACTGAGGCAGTAGAGTGCTGGTCAAGTAAAGTTAGATTTCTATCAACATCGTAACACTATCACGCTTGGTGAACAAGTCCGTAAAGTCAATTGCAGTTGGATATGACTGCTGTTGAATTCTGCATGATTTGAGTTGAAGCCCAATCAAAAGCAcatttcaatgtattttcaagaaaatgatctgtttctaaatgttttgtttttaagcTCCTTGATGTTACGGTGTAGATGTACTTTTCAATAACCACTATCTCTTTTAAGCATCTATATTGTACGAATACATCTACAGTCGACATAAGTATAATTATGTCCAAGTTGAgcgttatttttttattttatagtcGAGCTGTAACCGTTAATTACCGAGTAATTACATGGAAACCCAACAAAGAGGGTTGAGAATTGTCCCTATTTATTCCAGGCACAGTCAAGGTTTGCGAATACTGTCATATTTGAGTTTCATCATACTTGCACGTCGATTTTGTAATTGAACTAAATGGTGTCGCATGGACATTCAATTGAGAGACGATCTATCTTGGTGAATTTCCAATCATTATGCAATGACAAAACTTTATGAATCAATCTGCAGATACTCTTTAAGTTCAGCCCtgtatgtttttgtatttcattattttccaataatgaAACCTCATTATTGATCTTAAATTGTGTTTTAATCTGAACATATTTCGTTATTTTACATGACATCTTGCGATTCAATGTAAGGCGACTTGTAAACTGTGATGAAGAAGTCAAGCTATGTATTCAGAGATCGGTTATCTAAGAAGCATGATTTCAATAAATTAGCCGAGTTTTGTGCTGCCATAAACTGTAAATCATAGGTCGTTCATTTTGAAACGCGAGAAACTAAACATTAATGTCAAACAGGGGGTCATAACTTTAACTTCATGAACTGCATGTACGTAATTGACAACatgcaaatttcgcaaaatccagTAAAAGGTTGATTAAGAGTGAAATACAAATCATTTCCGAGGTCACGGTGACCCTTGATGattgttttctttatttcaaCGTAACCAAAGTTTGATATTTACATGCTATAACACTGATATATTATCATGTATAAGTTTTGATAAACTATTGTAACTATGCAGATATTTTTAAACAGTCTATTCTTTGCTGTCGTAAGATGGATTTTGCAAATGATGCATGCTGACGTATCCAGATATATTGATTCTTACTTTCAAAGACAGGTTATCTTTCGACTTATTcataatgttttcatttaccatTTTACGCCAATCTTACAATGTTTGATACATCTACTGTATCTTTGTTGGTGCCTTGCATAAATGAAAGAAGAAGTAATTAATTTATTGCTACAATAAAGAAATATTCACCATCAGAGTTTGAATGCATTAGTCTGTTTGTCTTGAAAAAcacgattattttctttttttccctgaGATGTGTTGAACTGTCATCCTTGTAAACACAGTGAATTGAGTATAAATGATTGAGCGGCAAACTAATTTATCCTCACAGGGAAAGTGACATTCAGCCCTTGCGGTAATTAAACATGGCGAAAAATCGGAAAAAGTTTACTGAACTCTACAGAGACACCCTCTCTTCATTTTTAGTATTAGAAGCATCAAAGAGAAAAAACGAAATCTTTTTAGTCAAACCAGTATCATTTGTTTCATCAATTCATTGAACTGATACAATAACGGTGACTTGTGAAATTTGTCTGAAAGACGAAACTGTGCACACGAGGGAAATGAAATTCATCCAATACTTCTTAATCACACAATAACCGAACCAAGAGTCTTTACTTTATCAATACCGTGATGTcgcaacattttttatttccgCAGGAAGATTTTAGCATGTAGGTCTAA
Encoded here:
- the LOC139122517 gene encoding uncharacterized protein, which encodes MSALEPMIPILELEEQPERKTTKWRVLIRLSLALLGFSVHAQYNRCVTHSTIDKEKWSKRTTDENCNINGQSSRHGLISLEECPVCESLNPHVNREGADPPLIYQRYASRLWLVLSTTLFGINLAYHVTRYFARMDFSLYILSYSVHFGTVFVIALFRLIAHLIPYCPSGTRCIYAMTSTQVLGMLNRKASPCAWFYVILYTLWPLVNIIVAGAYEIYPTFVDFECVSIDYWGVVSFVCETIGMFVFGSFWLIVLLLRKALQSDLIRVTKFLRENASDIEVSRKRVYESYLEFTRLDNLMSVWMTFQVAITAFKFSCHVYWNYFILNDDEVTVRATLINTLIWLQIGMFVVLPLLAVGGLNISYIWLKFMAKAESEQSESPSWSSLKMIKRLKPAGNNVILTIVFSALTVFISLRLQNQNGDYWVMSSICQTNATIVHP